From Anaerohalosphaera lusitana, one genomic window encodes:
- a CDS encoding LamG-like jellyroll fold domain-containing protein has translation MTEATKRRIEYLTTASLEGTISDSQRAELYSILEQDSDCVDYYVKYVGIASSLVKCEPYSQTIEAIRNDDSAVLDAEAWMALAETERTAEAVEVRADKDRDVLNEAQRHSGARPTKQKTRISRLLLAITVVSSIVLIMILSLPVIAPQGEPVAILAETMDSVWDGDRKPEVGDVLRQGEFTLRGGYARILMDSGAELVLRGSVDLLLEGDNAVALENGKVFSRVPKRAQGFAVITPEAAIVDYGTEFGVSFEPSEGTAAHVFKGQVGVSSKQSGAQSEQRLFANQAARVERSGRVRTTEFRPEIFAQDVPTMYELAVLRDQPQGYWQMNDDDTESANNTALVDCPAKYVGEVDFTSGPELGNGVVRSAVQLSGKGYMYVPNLDRLRQTSSTWSATMWVRPEISGADDVSGGSDDKRYFILSGEGRYGYLVANVEGDLSHFYYSTEFGEWGRQDVEGVFSKGEWHHIGLTVDRDGNKRIYVDGRLVSGEIVAEDQERLERNAGGQDLTCEELYIGSVFDEGKAFMRGERDEDFVGSVAEVAIYDHALSVEAIESQYSASRLSKK, from the coding sequence ATGACAGAGGCCACTAAACGCAGAATTGAATATTTGACAACAGCGTCGCTTGAAGGAACGATCAGCGATTCGCAGAGAGCTGAACTGTACAGTATTCTTGAACAGGACAGCGACTGTGTCGACTATTATGTCAAGTACGTTGGAATTGCGTCTTCGCTTGTAAAATGTGAGCCCTACAGTCAGACGATTGAAGCCATCCGTAATGACGATTCGGCAGTGCTTGATGCGGAAGCATGGATGGCGCTTGCTGAAACGGAACGGACCGCGGAGGCAGTGGAGGTCCGAGCTGATAAGGATCGGGACGTACTTAATGAGGCCCAGAGACACTCTGGCGCCAGGCCGACAAAGCAGAAGACGCGTATATCGCGACTACTGCTGGCGATAACTGTTGTTTCCAGCATCGTGCTGATAATGATCCTTTCGCTGCCGGTCATCGCACCGCAGGGAGAGCCAGTTGCGATCCTCGCGGAGACAATGGACTCTGTGTGGGATGGTGATAGAAAGCCTGAAGTAGGCGATGTGCTAAGGCAGGGTGAGTTTACGCTTCGCGGGGGTTATGCACGTATTCTGATGGACAGCGGTGCGGAGCTTGTGCTTCGGGGCAGTGTGGACCTTTTGCTTGAGGGAGATAACGCTGTTGCCCTTGAGAATGGCAAGGTTTTCAGCAGGGTGCCGAAAAGGGCGCAGGGGTTTGCAGTCATTACGCCTGAGGCTGCGATCGTCGATTATGGAACTGAGTTCGGCGTTTCGTTTGAGCCTTCGGAAGGTACGGCTGCTCATGTTTTTAAAGGTCAGGTGGGTGTGAGTTCTAAGCAGTCCGGGGCTCAGTCTGAGCAGCGGCTCTTTGCCAATCAGGCGGCCCGTGTGGAGCGTTCGGGCAGGGTAAGAACAACTGAATTCAGGCCAGAGATTTTCGCGCAGGACGTTCCCACCATGTATGAGCTGGCTGTACTTCGCGATCAGCCGCAGGGGTATTGGCAGATGAATGATGATGATACTGAAAGTGCCAACAATACGGCATTAGTGGATTGTCCGGCCAAATACGTTGGAGAGGTTGATTTCACCAGCGGTCCGGAGCTGGGCAACGGTGTAGTGCGTTCGGCGGTACAGTTGTCGGGTAAGGGGTATATGTATGTGCCGAACCTGGACCGATTGCGACAGACAAGCAGTACGTGGTCGGCCACAATGTGGGTAAGGCCCGAGATAAGCGGGGCGGATGACGTAAGCGGCGGGAGTGATGACAAGAGATATTTCATTCTGAGCGGTGAAGGACGGTATGGTTACCTGGTAGCTAATGTGGAAGGTGATCTGAGCCATTTCTACTATTCTACAGAATTTGGCGAGTGGGGAAGGCAGGATGTGGAAGGTGTCTTCAGCAAGGGCGAATGGCATCATATAGGTTTGACAGTGGATAGAGACGGCAACAAGCGGATATACGTGGACGGCAGGCTTGTTTCAGGTGAGATCGTGGCTGAGGACCAGGAGAGGTTAGAAAGGAATGCAGGCGGTCAAGATTTGACATGCGAGGAGCTTTATATTGGTTCAGTGTTTGATGAGGGCAAGGCATTTATGCGAGGGGAGCGAGACGAAGATTTTGTGGGGAGTGTTGCTGAAGTTGCGATCTATGATCATGCGTTAAGTGTCGAGGCGATAGAGTCGCAGTATTCTGCGTCACGGCTTAGTAAGAAGTAG
- a CDS encoding LamG-like jellyroll fold domain-containing protein — MMKARVILSMVVVALVAQVSFGGLVGQWTFDDPQNPGGTIYGDPVFSSGDMILDGDDGLNTGINGVAGAGARTISAWVKVDDGNYGGSIISYGDHSATGLGTRFTFKINNDSGVLRCEIAGGFSIGTTSVTDGQWHHVALTTAEGDGDTANVKFYIDGQQDAVADYGNANPIDSDAAEMSIGYSKAFYDLGWAGAMELIGGLDDVRVYDEQLSSSEVAALVPEPATMSLLAIGAFGLISSRKRK; from the coding sequence ATGATGAAAGCAAGAGTAATTTTGTCGATGGTGGTTGTTGCGCTCGTCGCGCAGGTCAGTTTTGGCGGTCTGGTCGGTCAGTGGACCTTTGATGATCCGCAGAATCCGGGCGGGACAATTTATGGTGATCCAGTTTTCAGTTCAGGCGATATGATACTGGACGGTGATGACGGTCTGAATACCGGTATTAATGGTGTCGCAGGTGCGGGGGCTCGTACGATCTCTGCATGGGTCAAGGTCGATGACGGTAATTACGGCGGATCTATCATTAGTTATGGTGACCATAGTGCAACCGGTCTGGGGACGCGTTTTACTTTCAAGATCAACAACGATTCCGGCGTACTGAGATGTGAGATTGCAGGCGGATTTTCTATCGGTACGACATCCGTGACTGACGGCCAGTGGCATCATGTTGCGCTAACGACTGCTGAGGGTGATGGCGACACCGCTAACGTAAAGTTCTACATAGACGGTCAACAGGATGCTGTTGCTGATTACGGAAACGCAAATCCAATTGACAGTGACGCTGCTGAGATGAGCATTGGTTACAGCAAGGCGTTCTATGACCTTGGCTGGGCAGGTGCAATGGAACTGATCGGCGGACTGGATGACGTTCGGGTTTATGACGAGCAACTCAGTTCCAGTGAGGTTGCAGCACTGGTTCCGGAACCTGCAACGATGTCACTGTTGGCAATTGGTGCATTTGGTCTTATTTCTTCCAGAAAACGAAAGTAG
- a CDS encoding LamG-like jellyroll fold domain-containing protein, which produces MKRLSIIIALCTILCVSQFGMADLIGHWKLEAGSGDTAVSAINSPDEDGTIVGGAAWDTTDIPAVPSGSSAMLVLDGSSGTGINTPVAGIAGAGARTIAAWVKVDDGNYGGSIVSYGDHSATGLGTRFTFKINNDSGVLRCEIAGGFSIGTTSVTDGQWHHVAIVVPEGETSTSNVKFYVDGVEDAVADFGDANPINSDPANMSVGYSKAFYDLGWAGAMELIGSIDEVRVYDNALAANEVAALYSEDYAKVVSPANGATLVALDAAVSWEAPGNYVPDGYNVYFGTDPNLGTADRKLTGTTATSYDPFGTGDMAFETTYYWRVDAIEPGTGTIYQGPVWSFETIPARPVITGQPVDVMVGEGDSFTLSVTATNPLTGDMSNLEYQWQLDGAAITGATSADYTVASASAADEGTYTCVVAISGNGSTTSDAAAVGVKRMLAKWTLDQADYANGQYLDVVNGYNADPNGTPVFTAGWDGSATGAITPNQDAWATASTWNPAEFTGQYGISAWIKWDGTGPATYGSGIVAKGTAYGADTDFFFLVLRGTEDGNAGLWLYNYSSFLSTNGVVVPNEWTHVAAGFDGSQYRIYVNGELIGTAGGALDNGVDTPVVIGAKTSAGGDPFPGQIDEVAIYNYGLTDVEAAVLYANYTGESTCLTQPAMDITGPDGEPDCVVNLYDFAEFAASWMECGLVPECQ; this is translated from the coding sequence ATGAAAAGATTAAGTATTATAATTGCATTATGTACGATCTTGTGCGTGAGCCAGTTCGGCATGGCCGATCTGATCGGTCACTGGAAACTGGAGGCCGGCAGCGGTGATACGGCTGTCAGTGCTATTAACTCACCTGACGAGGATGGAACGATCGTAGGCGGAGCCGCATGGGACACGACCGATATTCCGGCGGTTCCGAGCGGCAGTTCGGCAATGCTTGTGCTGGACGGCAGTTCAGGTACAGGTATCAACACCCCTGTTGCGGGCATTGCGGGTGCGGGTGCTCGTACAATCGCAGCATGGGTCAAGGTAGATGACGGTAATTACGGCGGCTCAATAGTCAGTTACGGCGATCATAGTGCAACCGGTCTGGGGACTCGTTTCACTTTCAAGATCAACAATGATTCCGGTGTGCTGAGATGTGAGATTGCCGGCGGGTTTTCGATCGGCACGACTTCGGTGACAGACGGTCAGTGGCATCATGTGGCGATTGTGGTTCCTGAAGGTGAAACCAGCACATCCAATGTGAAATTTTATGTTGATGGTGTCGAAGATGCTGTTGCTGATTTTGGCGATGCCAACCCAATTAACAGTGATCCGGCAAATATGAGTGTAGGCTACAGTAAGGCTTTCTATGATCTCGGCTGGGCAGGTGCAATGGAACTGATCGGTTCCATCGATGAAGTTCGCGTTTATGACAATGCTCTGGCAGCGAATGAGGTCGCGGCCCTGTACAGTGAGGACTATGCAAAGGTAGTCAGCCCTGCAAACGGAGCGACGCTTGTTGCTCTGGATGCTGCGGTTAGCTGGGAAGCTCCCGGCAATTACGTTCCGGACGGCTACAATGTCTATTTCGGTACGGATCCGAATCTTGGAACTGCAGACCGCAAGCTTACAGGTACAACAGCAACCAGCTATGATCCATTTGGTACGGGTGATATGGCGTTTGAGACGACGTACTACTGGCGTGTCGACGCTATCGAGCCCGGCACTGGTACGATATATCAGGGACCTGTATGGAGCTTTGAGACTATTCCCGCACGTCCTGTCATTACGGGTCAACCTGTTGATGTGATGGTTGGTGAGGGCGATAGCTTTACGCTGAGTGTTACAGCTACGAATCCTCTGACCGGTGATATGTCGAATCTTGAGTATCAGTGGCAGCTTGACGGGGCGGCAATAACCGGGGCGACGTCTGCTGACTATACAGTTGCCAGTGCTTCGGCTGCTGATGAAGGTACCTATACGTGTGTAGTTGCCATCAGCGGTAACGGCAGTACGACTTCTGATGCGGCGGCTGTAGGCGTCAAGCGTATGCTTGCCAAGTGGACGCTGGATCAGGCCGACTATGCAAACGGTCAGTATCTGGACGTCGTCAACGGCTACAATGCAGATCCTAACGGCACGCCTGTATTCACTGCAGGCTGGGACGGCAGCGCTACCGGCGCGATCACGCCTAATCAGGATGCCTGGGCGACGGCCAGCACGTGGAACCCTGCTGAATTTACGGGCCAGTATGGTATCAGTGCCTGGATCAAGTGGGACGGCACCGGCCCTGCCACCTACGGCAGCGGTATCGTTGCAAAAGGTACTGCGTATGGTGCAGATACAGACTTTTTCTTCCTGGTACTTCGCGGTACTGAGGATGGAAACGCGGGTCTGTGGCTGTACAACTATTCGTCGTTCCTGTCTACCAACGGTGTTGTGGTTCCGAATGAGTGGACACATGTTGCGGCTGGTTTTGACGGCAGTCAGTACAGAATTTACGTCAACGGCGAGCTGATCGGAACTGCAGGCGGTGCACTGGACAATGGCGTGGATACACCGGTTGTGATCGGTGCAAAAACGAGTGCTGGGGGCGATCCCTTCCCCGGTCAGATCGACGAGGTTGCGATCTACAACTATGGTCTGACGGATGTAGAGGCGGCAGTGCTGTACGCGAATTACACTGGTGAGTCCACATGTCTTACACAGCCGGCGATGGATATTACAGGCCCTGACGGCGAACCGGACTGTGTTGTCAATCTGTATGACTTTGCAGAGTTTGCAGCAAGCTGGATGGAATGCGGCCTTGTGCCTGAATGTCAATAA
- a CDS encoding LamG domain-containing protein, producing the protein MSFKKSFVPVVNLGRIMRRCSKLFAIIAILLFVSQAGYASLVGHWKLDDGSGSTAASAVDSPADDGAIVGTAAWESTDIPPVPGGNSYALELAAGKGIDTPVNGIPGAGGRTISAWINVDPTASLAEGGGGIVTWGDNWANGLGHRFTFKIDDSSTGRLRVEIGGGYAVGSTSVNDGQWHHVAVTLADGQSSVANVKFYIDGEVDVISDSDTSNPINSDAAPIDIGYCEALLDTWSKAMGIEGGIDDVRVYDHELSEGEILLLCTGSDEPYVYGPSPGDGEDHVSPDAVLSWSAGAVENPDYDVNIGTTMACDEIISGVSTGSATSYVPAAGTLTLGNTYFWRVDVTDGGTEYTGDVWSFTVGAGSATDPVPADGASIVATSAYLDWTGDDFVDSYRIMFAPAGEQLVNAGEYAGAPVGLAKIARAAGMDLLEAGTYDWQVVSLDASGEMINSGPVWSFSIGTDIWVYMLGDYVPVDTTVDDFFSYVSTADLLGTWTDGAANGSNAQATIDAMEGAVTLSYDNTTVPYQSYISRTFASVQDWSGEQVLSVTMQGDSANAGETLFVGLSDGTDSADLALQSEKLVSNDEATTITLALSEFAAAGVDLANVSEMRIGTGDGSTGGAAGSIVVYDVMIHPAGSEEITEPTADLDGDFVVDLGDIALFAEGWAMAEYMVSASGSEPAGLRAEYRFEELGGYVVGDSSGNGLDGSIQRDLTGVWNVDGFDGGCVKLTDGSSVVLPASVFDGVDGFTMSFWMSQTTSAGVGMQAFTVDSVGLDASYELTNTGFYDGSWHHIAIVNDAINARVELYVNGLLVAGGDAGSTAEAASETVIEKISDNAFGSTVDKIDSVSVYSRALDHSEIVRLYGGAGASVMQPVNGSVTVSDLNGDGRVDLEDYAELIGSMIQRL; encoded by the coding sequence ATGAGTTTCAAAAAGAGCTTTGTGCCGGTTGTTAATCTGGGGCGGATCATGAGACGGTGCTCGAAACTATTTGCAATTATAGCAATTTTATTATTTGTCAGCCAGGCGGGTTATGCGAGTCTGGTCGGTCACTGGAAACTTGATGACGGAAGTGGGAGTACGGCTGCAAGTGCTGTCGATTCGCCTGCCGACGATGGCGCAATAGTAGGGACAGCCGCCTGGGAGAGTACGGATATACCGCCTGTTCCCGGCGGTAACAGTTATGCTCTGGAGCTGGCTGCAGGCAAGGGTATAGATACACCTGTAAACGGGATTCCCGGTGCAGGGGGTCGCACGATTTCGGCGTGGATCAATGTGGATCCGACCGCGTCATTAGCTGAGGGCGGAGGTGGGATCGTAACTTGGGGTGATAACTGGGCGAACGGTCTCGGCCATCGGTTCACATTTAAGATCGATGATTCGTCTACGGGTCGGCTTCGTGTTGAAATTGGCGGAGGGTACGCAGTGGGTTCAACATCGGTTAATGACGGTCAGTGGCACCATGTGGCGGTTACGCTTGCAGACGGTCAGAGCAGCGTTGCAAATGTTAAGTTTTATATTGACGGCGAGGTCGATGTTATCTCGGATTCGGACACTTCGAACCCCATTAACAGCGATGCGGCACCTATCGATATTGGGTATTGCGAGGCTTTGCTTGATACGTGGAGCAAGGCCATGGGTATCGAGGGCGGTATCGACGATGTGCGGGTTTACGATCATGAGCTTAGCGAGGGCGAAATTCTTTTGCTATGTACGGGCAGTGACGAGCCGTATGTTTACGGGCCTTCGCCTGGTGATGGTGAAGATCATGTCTCCCCGGATGCTGTTCTGAGCTGGAGTGCCGGGGCGGTGGAAAATCCTGATTATGACGTGAATATCGGAACGACGATGGCGTGTGATGAGATTATAAGCGGCGTTTCTACGGGAAGCGCAACAAGTTATGTCCCTGCAGCGGGGACGCTGACGCTGGGCAATACATATTTCTGGCGAGTGGATGTGACGGACGGCGGGACGGAGTATACGGGGGATGTGTGGAGCTTTACGGTCGGGGCGGGCAGCGCGACGGATCCGGTTCCCGCGGATGGTGCGAGTATTGTCGCGACGAGTGCATATCTGGACTGGACGGGGGATGATTTTGTTGATAGCTATCGGATCATGTTTGCTCCAGCCGGTGAGCAGCTCGTGAATGCGGGTGAATATGCCGGTGCGCCGGTGGGGCTTGCGAAGATCGCGCGGGCAGCGGGGATGGACCTGCTGGAAGCGGGCACCTATGATTGGCAGGTTGTTTCGCTGGATGCCAGTGGCGAGATGATCAACTCCGGGCCTGTATGGAGTTTTTCGATAGGAACGGATATATGGGTTTACATGCTGGGCGATTATGTGCCGGTGGATACGACGGTTGACGACTTTTTCAGCTATGTGAGCACTGCCGATCTGCTGGGGACCTGGACGGACGGAGCAGCGAACGGCAGCAACGCCCAGGCGACGATAGACGCGATGGAAGGTGCGGTTACGCTCAGCTACGACAATACAACCGTGCCGTATCAATCCTATATCAGCAGGACATTTGCGAGCGTTCAGGACTGGTCGGGCGAGCAGGTTCTGTCGGTGACGATGCAGGGCGATTCAGCTAATGCGGGCGAGACTTTGTTTGTTGGTTTGTCAGACGGAACAGACAGTGCTGACCTGGCGTTACAAAGTGAGAAACTGGTGAGCAATGATGAGGCGACGACAATCACGCTGGCGCTGAGCGAATTTGCGGCGGCCGGTGTTGACCTTGCCAATGTAAGCGAGATGCGTATCGGGACCGGTGACGGCTCGACAGGCGGGGCGGCAGGTTCGATAGTCGTTTATGACGTTATGATTCATCCGGCCGGCAGTGAAGAGATCACTGAACCGACGGCGGACTTGGATGGTGATTTCGTCGTTGATCTGGGTGATATTGCTTTGTTTGCCGAGGGCTGGGCGATGGCTGAGTATATGGTTTCGGCCAGCGGTTCGGAGCCTGCAGGTTTGCGGGCCGAGTACCGCTTTGAAGAGCTCGGCGGATATGTGGTCGGTGATTCTAGCGGGAACGGTCTGGACGGCAGTATCCAGCGAGATCTGACAGGTGTATGGAACGTTGACGGCTTCGACGGAGGGTGTGTCAAGCTGACCGATGGGAGCTCGGTTGTTCTGCCTGCGAGCGTATTCGACGGTGTCGACGGCTTTACGATGAGTTTCTGGATGTCGCAGACAACAAGTGCAGGCGTTGGGATGCAGGCCTTTACAGTCGATTCTGTCGGGCTAGATGCGTCTTACGAACTTACGAATACTGGCTTCTATGACGGGTCGTGGCACCACATTGCGATCGTGAATGACGCCATAAACGCGAGGGTCGAATTGTACGTAAACGGCTTGCTGGTTGCAGGCGGGGATGCAGGATCAACTGCCGAGGCTGCGAGCGAAACTGTGATCGAGAAGATATCGGACAATGCGTTCGGGTCAACGGTGGACAAGATTGACAGCGTGAGTGTTTATTCGCGGGCTCTCGATCACAGCGAGATCGTCAGGCTGTACGGCGGGGCGGGTGCTTCTGTGATGCAGCCGGTGAACGGTTCGGTTACGGTCAGTGATCTCAATGGCGACGGCAGGGTCGATCTGGAAGATTATGCGGAACTGATCGGTTCTATGATCCAACGTTTGTAA
- a CDS encoding arylsulfatase translates to MDRRDFLKRAGMTAGAFALGTGSIGRAGVKISNDALTAKAGRNRPNIVFIISDQHRWDCIGAAGNSIIKTPNLDALAADGALFENGYVSVPSCTPARSSLLTGLSPWHHGMLGYGRVRNGYPAELPQMMRDSGYYTFGIGKMHWYPQKTLHGFHGTLVDESGRVESPDFISDYRRWFAEVAPNKNPDATGIGWNDYEAAQYALDEKLHPTTWTGRMATEFIETYDKNEPFFLKVSFARPHSPYDPPKRFWEMYEQDDMPAPYIGDWVDKYAEYNNYASSSWRAARSVDTVKRSRKGYYGNVSFIDEQVGKIIQTLKKKGLYDNSLIFFTADHGDMLGDHHMWRKTYAYEASTHVPMIMRWPKGYQASISRGASVPNPVELRDIMPTCLDMAGADIPPALDGMSMLKLVRGETADWREYIDLEHDVCYAAENHWISLTDGQFKYVYFLYDGSEQLFDMRQGRGELEDLAGKTEWASTLEMWRNRLIQHVSERGSQYVQNGQLQVWGSTRKLYSPYYNNLYDPWQA, encoded by the coding sequence ATGGATAGAAGAGATTTTCTCAAACGAGCGGGAATGACTGCGGGAGCGTTTGCTCTTGGTACCGGGTCCATCGGCAGGGCGGGGGTCAAAATAAGCAACGATGCTTTGACTGCCAAGGCTGGCCGGAACAGGCCGAACATTGTGTTCATTATATCCGATCAGCACAGGTGGGACTGTATCGGTGCGGCGGGCAATTCTATTATCAAAACGCCGAACCTGGACGCGTTAGCCGCTGACGGCGCGTTGTTTGAGAACGGATATGTATCTGTGCCAAGCTGTACGCCGGCACGTTCGAGTCTGCTGACGGGTCTTTCGCCGTGGCATCACGGGATGCTGGGTTACGGCAGGGTTCGCAACGGTTATCCCGCGGAGCTGCCGCAGATGATGCGTGACTCTGGCTATTATACGTTCGGCATCGGCAAGATGCACTGGTATCCGCAGAAGACGCTGCACGGTTTCCACGGTACGCTCGTGGATGAATCGGGCAGGGTGGAGTCGCCGGACTTTATCAGTGATTACCGCAGGTGGTTTGCAGAGGTTGCGCCGAACAAGAATCCGGATGCTACGGGCATCGGCTGGAACGACTACGAAGCGGCGCAGTACGCGCTGGACGAAAAATTGCATCCCACGACTTGGACCGGCAGGATGGCGACCGAGTTCATAGAGACGTATGATAAAAACGAACCGTTCTTTTTGAAGGTCAGTTTTGCCCGGCCGCACAGTCCTTATGATCCGCCCAAGCGGTTCTGGGAGATGTATGAGCAGGACGATATGCCCGCGCCTTATATTGGCGACTGGGTCGATAAGTACGCAGAATACAATAATTACGCGAGCAGCTCGTGGCGAGCAGCCCGGAGCGTCGATACGGTGAAACGTTCGCGGAAAGGGTATTACGGCAACGTCAGCTTTATTGACGAGCAGGTTGGCAAGATCATCCAAACGCTCAAGAAGAAGGGGCTTTACGACAATTCGCTGATCTTCTTCACTGCCGATCACGGCGATATGCTTGGGGATCATCATATGTGGCGAAAGACCTATGCGTACGAGGCCAGTACGCATGTGCCTATGATCATGAGGTGGCCGAAGGGTTACCAGGCGAGCATTTCGCGAGGGGCCTCTGTTCCGAATCCGGTTGAGCTGCGTGATATTATGCCAACGTGTCTTGATATGGCCGGCGCGGACATACCGCCCGCACTGGACGGGATGAGCATGCTCAAGCTGGTGCGCGGCGAGACGGCTGACTGGCGTGAGTATATCGATCTGGAGCACGATGTGTGTTACGCGGCGGAGAATCACTGGATCTCGCTGACGGACGGCCAGTTTAAGTACGTGTACTTCCTGTATGACGGCAGTGAACAGTTGTTCGATATGCGGCAGGGACGCGGCGAGCTCGAGGATCTGGCGGGTAAGACCGAATGGGCGAGTACGCTGGAGATGTGGCGTAACCGTCTGATCCAACACGTTAGTGAGCGCGGCAGTCAATATGTGCAGAACGGGCAGCTTCAGGTGTGGGGCTCGACGCGGAAGCTGTATTCGCCTTACTATAACAATTTATATGATCCATGGCAGGCATAA
- a CDS encoding type II secretion system protein, translating into MKKRGFTLIELLVVISIIALLLAIMMPALGMVKEKARAVVCRSNMKQWGLCVALYAQNNNGKLQDGRTGYEEGGEGASVWYHAYRDYYNDPDIRFCPSAKKLGKVPHGNAGIGYWGGKYEAWSLNNATDDSGSIAMNSWAMSPTYGDTSYYWKKFHCKGAKDVPVFVDGLWRSLNPKNIDTAPASDGALPPAAWQDSMWRVALDRHDGAVNVAFMDGSVSKVDIKELWSLKWSRVWDTDEGPNGGWPEWMDKFKDYDYPGLRDD; encoded by the coding sequence ATGAAGAAACGGGGATTCACCTTAATAGAGCTGCTGGTAGTTATTTCGATAATCGCGCTTTTGCTGGCGATTATGATGCCGGCGCTGGGTATGGTCAAGGAAAAGGCGCGGGCGGTCGTTTGCAGGTCCAATATGAAGCAGTGGGGTCTGTGCGTGGCGCTGTATGCGCAGAATAACAATGGCAAGCTGCAGGATGGCCGAACGGGTTATGAAGAAGGCGGAGAGGGGGCTTCCGTTTGGTATCACGCATATCGGGACTACTACAACGATCCGGACATAAGGTTTTGTCCGTCTGCGAAGAAGCTGGGTAAAGTTCCGCACGGTAATGCGGGGATAGGCTACTGGGGCGGCAAGTATGAGGCCTGGAGCCTGAACAATGCTACAGATGACAGCGGCAGCATTGCTATGAACAGTTGGGCGATGAGTCCTACTTATGGAGATACTTCGTACTACTGGAAGAAGTTCCATTGCAAGGGTGCAAAGGATGTTCCGGTTTTCGTTGACGGGCTGTGGCGGTCGCTTAACCCAAAGAACATAGACACTGCACCGGCAAGTGACGGTGCGTTGCCCCCGGCCGCATGGCAGGACAGCATGTGGCGTGTGGCTCTGGACAGGCACGATGGTGCGGTCAATGTAGCGTTTATGGACGGTTCGGTCAGTAAGGTGGATATCAAGGAGCTATGGTCGCTGAAGTGGAGCCGGGTGTGGGATACGGATGAAGGTCCAAACGGAGGCTGGCCGGAGTGGATGGACAAGTTCAAAGATTATGATTATCCCGGCTTGCGTGATGATTGA
- a CDS encoding nitroreductase family protein → MIELLRNRRSIRKFTDKKVEPDKVELLKEAALRSPSSRNFDPWQFVFVDDPELITKLAESKTHGSNFMLHAPFAVVVLADTTKSDVWVEDCSIASILIQLTAQSLGLGSCWVQIRNRKSPTGRTSDEYVRELLNAPENTAVESVIAIGYPDEHREPKSKDELDFSKIIKNRYA, encoded by the coding sequence ATGATCGAGCTTCTACGCAATCGTCGCAGCATCCGAAAATTCACCGACAAAAAGGTCGAGCCCGACAAAGTGGAGCTGCTCAAAGAGGCAGCTCTTCGCAGTCCCTCCTCCCGCAATTTCGATCCCTGGCAGTTCGTCTTTGTTGATGATCCCGAACTGATCACCAAGCTCGCAGAGTCCAAAACCCACGGCTCGAACTTCATGCTCCACGCCCCCTTTGCCGTCGTCGTCCTCGCCGACACCACCAAATCCGATGTCTGGGTTGAAGACTGCTCCATCGCTTCGATCCTTATCCAACTAACCGCCCAGAGCCTCGGGCTCGGCTCCTGCTGGGTACAGATACGCAACCGCAAATCCCCCACGGGCCGAACAAGCGATGAATATGTCCGCGAACTGCTCAACGCCCCCGAGAACACCGCTGTCGAGTCCGTCATCGCGATCGGCTACCCCGACGAACACCGCGAGCCCAAATCCAAAGACGAGCTCGACTTCTCGAAGATCATAAAAAACCGCTACGCATAA